The Streptomyces laurentii genome contains a region encoding:
- a CDS encoding chaperone protein dnaJ (C-terminal substrate binding domain of DnaJ and HSP40; cd10747;~DnaJ domain or J-domain. DnaJ/Hsp40 (heat shock protein 40) proteins are highly conserved and play crucial roles in protein translation, folding, unfolding, translocation, and degradation. They act primarily by stimulating the ATPase activity of Hsp70s; cd06257;~HSP70 interaction site [polypeptide binding];~Zinc finger domain of DnaJ and HSP40; cd10719;~Zn binding sites [ion binding];~chaperone protein DnaJ; Provisional;~chaperone protein dnaJ [Streptomyces clavuligerus ATCC27064];~dimer interface [polypeptide binding];~identified by MetaGeneAnnotator; putative) produces the protein MATDYYAVLGVRRDASQDEIKKAFRRLARELHPDVNPDPKTQERFKEINAAYEVLSDPQKKQVYDLGGDPLSASGGGGGAGGFGAGGFGNFSDIMDAFFGTASQRGPRSRTRRGQDAMIRLEITLDEATFGTTKDIQVDTAVVCTTCSGEGAAPGTSAQTCDMCRGRGEVSQVTRSFLGQVMTSRPCPQCQGFGTVVPTPCPECAGDGRVRSRRTLTVKIPAGVDNGTRIQLAGEGEVGPGGGPAGDLYVEIHELPHEVFQRRGDDLHCTVTIPMTAGALGTKVPLTTLDGVEDIDIRPGTQSGQSIPLHGRGVTHLRGNGRGDLIVHVEVQTPTKLDAEQERLLRELSKLRGEERPTGQFQPGQQGLFSRLKDAFNGR, from the coding sequence GTGGCCACGGACTACTACGCCGTACTCGGCGTGCGCCGCGACGCTTCACAGGACGAGATCAAGAAGGCTTTCCGCCGTCTTGCCCGTGAGCTCCACCCGGACGTGAACCCGGACCCGAAGACCCAGGAGCGGTTCAAGGAGATCAACGCCGCTTACGAGGTGCTCTCCGACCCGCAGAAGAAGCAGGTCTACGACCTCGGCGGCGACCCCCTGTCCGCCTCCGGCGGCGGTGGCGGGGCCGGCGGCTTCGGCGCGGGCGGCTTCGGGAACTTCTCGGACATCATGGACGCCTTCTTCGGTACGGCGTCCCAGCGCGGCCCGCGCTCGCGCACCCGGCGCGGCCAGGACGCGATGATCCGCCTGGAGATCACCCTCGACGAGGCGACCTTCGGCACCACGAAGGACATCCAGGTCGACACGGCCGTCGTCTGCACCACGTGCTCCGGCGAGGGTGCCGCGCCCGGCACCTCGGCGCAGACCTGTGACATGTGCCGCGGCCGCGGCGAGGTCTCCCAGGTCACCCGGTCCTTCCTGGGCCAGGTCATGACCTCGCGCCCGTGCCCGCAGTGCCAGGGCTTCGGCACCGTCGTCCCGACCCCGTGCCCCGAGTGCGCGGGCGACGGCCGGGTCCGCTCGCGCCGTACCCTCACGGTCAAGATCCCCGCCGGTGTCGACAACGGCACCCGCATCCAGCTCGCGGGCGAGGGCGAGGTCGGCCCCGGCGGCGGCCCCGCCGGCGACCTGTACGTCGAGATCCACGAGCTTCCGCACGAGGTCTTCCAGCGGCGCGGCGACGACCTGCACTGCACGGTGACCATCCCGATGACGGCGGGCGCGCTCGGCACCAAGGTGCCACTGACGACGCTCGACGGAGTCGAGGACATCGACATCCGGCCGGGCACCCAGTCCGGCCAGTCGATCCCGCTGCACGGCCGCGGTGTCACGCACCTGCGCGGCAACGGCCGCGGCGACCTGATCGTGCACGTCGAGGTCCAGACCCCGACGAAGCTCGACGCCGAGCAGGAGCGACTGCTGCGCGAACTGTCCAAGCTGCGCGGCGAGGAGCGGCCCACGGGGCAGTTCCAGCCCGGGCAGCAGGGCCTCTTCTCGCGCCTGAAGGATGCCTTCAACGGGCGGTAG
- a CDS encoding heat-inducible transcriptional repressor hrcA (Helix-turn-helix domains; cl00088;~heat-inducible transcription repressor; Provisional; PRK00082;~heat-inducible transcriptional repressor HrcA [Amycolatopsis mediterranei U32];~identified by MetaGeneAnnotator; putative), translated as MLSERRLEVLRAIVQDYVGTEEPVGSKALTERHKLGVSPATVRNDMAVLEDEGYIAQPHTSAGRIPTDKGYRLFVDRLAGVKPLSTPERRAIHSFLDSAVDLDDVVARTVRLLAQLTRQVAVVQYPSLTRSTVRHVELLSLAPARLMLVLITDTGRVEQRVVDLPAPFGETPLADLRARLNSQVVGRRFADVPQLVQDLPESFEDVEDRGTVSTVLATLLETLVEQREERLMIGGTANLTRFGHDFPLTIRPVLEALEEQVVLLKLLGEAKESGMTVRIGHENVHEGLTSTSVVSVGYGSGGEAVAKLGVVGPTRMDYPGTMGAVRAVARYVGQILAES; from the coding sequence ATGCTCAGCGAACGCAGACTCGAAGTGCTGCGCGCGATCGTCCAGGACTACGTCGGCACGGAGGAGCCGGTCGGCTCCAAGGCGCTGACCGAGCGCCACAAGCTCGGCGTGTCGCCCGCCACCGTGCGCAACGACATGGCGGTCCTGGAGGACGAGGGCTACATCGCCCAGCCTCACACCAGTGCCGGCCGCATCCCCACGGACAAGGGCTATCGCCTCTTCGTCGACCGTCTGGCCGGCGTCAAGCCGCTCTCGACCCCCGAGCGGCGGGCGATCCACAGCTTCCTCGACAGCGCCGTCGACCTCGACGACGTCGTCGCCCGCACGGTCCGGCTGCTCGCGCAGCTGACCCGGCAGGTCGCCGTCGTGCAGTACCCCTCGCTGACCCGTTCGACGGTGCGGCATGTGGAGCTGCTCTCGCTGGCGCCCGCCCGGCTGATGCTCGTACTCATCACCGACACCGGCCGGGTCGAGCAGCGCGTCGTCGACCTTCCGGCGCCGTTCGGCGAGACGCCTCTCGCCGATCTGCGGGCCCGGCTCAACAGCCAGGTCGTCGGCCGCCGTTTCGCGGACGTGCCGCAGCTGGTGCAGGATCTCCCGGAGTCCTTCGAGGACGTGGAGGACCGCGGCACGGTCTCCACCGTGCTCGCCACCCTGCTCGAAACCCTCGTCGAACAGCGCGAGGAACGGCTCATGATCGGCGGTACCGCCAATCTGACCCGCTTCGGGCACGACTTCCCCCTGACGATCAGGCCCGTCCTGGAAGCTCTCGAGGAGCAGGTCGTGCTCCTCAAGCTGCTCGGCGAGGCCAAGGAATCGGGCATGACCGTACGGATCGGGCATGAGAACGTCCATGAGGGCCTCACGTCCACATCCGTCGTCTCGGTCGGCTACGGTTCGGGCGGCGAGGCAGTCGCCAAACTCGGCGTGGTCGGACCGACCCGCATGGACTACCCCGGAACGATGGGAGCGGTACGCGCAGTGGCACGTTACGTCGGACAGATCCTGGCGGAGTCGTAA
- a CDS encoding metallo-beta-lactamase (Metallo-beta-lactamase superfamily; cl00446;~identified by MetaGeneAnnotator; putative;~metallo-beta-lactamase [Streptomyces pristinaespiralis ATCC25486]) — MDMDWESCGWERLGEGVGRRRLPGWDATVGLVTGRNGVLLYDTGSTLAEGAELRARVTSLTGGRSVTHVALGHPHFDHVFGTAAFPEAEVHGAAGLAELLRREADDLRSDAVRHGVDPEAATAAATSLIAPGHEVSGELTLDLGGRPVVLANVGPGHTRHDLAVLVPGTPPVLFCGDLVEESGEPQAGPDAVPTEWPAAMDRLLALGGEDALYVPGHGAVVDAGFVRRQREELARRASVS, encoded by the coding sequence ATGGACATGGACTGGGAATCGTGCGGCTGGGAACGGCTCGGCGAGGGGGTCGGACGGCGCCGGCTGCCGGGCTGGGACGCCACGGTGGGCCTGGTGACGGGACGAAACGGGGTACTGCTCTACGACACGGGCTCGACCCTCGCCGAGGGGGCCGAACTGCGGGCGCGGGTGACCTCGCTCACGGGCGGGCGGAGCGTGACGCATGTCGCACTCGGCCACCCACACTTCGACCACGTGTTCGGCACCGCGGCGTTCCCGGAAGCCGAGGTCCACGGAGCCGCGGGCCTCGCCGAACTGCTCCGGCGGGAAGCGGACGATCTACGGTCGGACGCCGTACGCCACGGGGTGGACCCGGAGGCCGCGACCGCCGCGGCGACGTCGCTGATCGCCCCCGGACACGAGGTCTCCGGCGAACTCACCCTCGACCTGGGCGGCCGGCCCGTCGTACTGGCGAACGTGGGGCCCGGCCACACCCGCCACGACCTGGCCGTCCTCGTGCCCGGCACTCCGCCTGTGCTCTTCTGCGGCGACCTGGTCGAGGAGTCCGGCGAACCGCAGGCGGGCCCGGACGCGGTCCCCACCGAGTGGCCGGCCGCCATGGACCGGCTGCTGGCGCTGGGCGGCGAGGACGCGCTGTACGTGCCGGGGCACGGGGCGGTGGTGGACGCCGGGTTCGTACGACGCCAGCGCGAGGAACTGGCACGGCGCGCCTCGGTGTCGTAG
- a CDS encoding hypothetical protein (DUF3097 domain containing protein [Streptomyces fulvissimus DSM40593];~Protein of unknown function (DUF3097); pfam11296;~UniProt-pubmed:11572948; UniProt-pubmed:20581206; UniProt-pubmed:20624727; UniProt-pubmed:21463507; UniProt-pubmed:18375553;~identified by MetaGeneAnnotator; putative) — protein sequence MRSYNPDLTPPWKRSAPVPEVPADRDLVVEEVGTGFCGAVIRCEAGTVTLEDRFGKHRVFPMEPRGFLIDGRPVTLVRPAGPAPARPTRTASGSVAVPGARARVARAGRIYVEGRHDAELVERVWGDDLRIEGVVVEYLEGVDDLPSIVADFAPAPDARLGVLVDHLVPGSKESRIAAQVSSLDVLVVGHPYIDVWEAVKPSSVGIPAWPTVPRGQDWKTGVCHALNWPPNTGAAWQHILSRVHSYKDLEPALLGRVEELIDFVTAP from the coding sequence ATGCGCAGCTACAACCCCGATCTGACGCCCCCTTGGAAGCGTTCGGCACCCGTGCCGGAGGTCCCGGCGGACCGTGATCTGGTCGTCGAGGAGGTCGGAACGGGTTTCTGCGGGGCGGTGATCCGCTGCGAGGCGGGCACGGTGACCCTGGAGGACCGTTTCGGCAAGCACCGGGTCTTCCCGATGGAGCCGCGCGGCTTCCTCATCGACGGCCGTCCGGTCACCCTGGTCCGCCCCGCCGGGCCCGCGCCGGCCCGCCCCACCCGCACGGCGTCCGGCTCGGTCGCGGTCCCGGGCGCGCGGGCCCGGGTCGCGCGGGCGGGCCGCATCTACGTCGAGGGCCGCCACGACGCCGAACTGGTCGAACGGGTGTGGGGCGACGACCTGCGGATCGAGGGCGTCGTCGTGGAGTACCTGGAGGGCGTCGACGACCTCCCGAGCATCGTCGCCGACTTCGCCCCGGCCCCGGACGCCCGCCTCGGCGTCCTGGTCGACCACCTGGTCCCGGGCTCGAAGGAGTCCCGCATCGCGGCCCAGGTCTCCTCCCTGGACGTCCTGGTCGTCGGCCACCCGTACATCGACGTCTGGGAGGCCGTGAAGCCGTCCTCGGTGGGCATCCCCGCCTGGCCCACGGTCCCTCGTGGCCAGGACTGGAAGACGGGCGTCTGCCACGCCCTGAACTGGCCCCCGAACACGGGCGCGGCCTGGCAGCACATCCTCTCCCGGGTCCACTCCTACAAGGACCTGGAACCGGCGTTGCTGGGCCGCGTGGAGGAACTGATCGACTTCGTCACGGCCCCCTAG
- a CDS encoding oxygen-independent coproporphyrinogen III oxidase (FeS/SAM binding site;~Radical SAM superfamily. Enzymes ofthis family generate radicals by combining a 4Fe-4S cluster and S-adenosylmethionine (SAM) in close proximity. They are characterized by aconserved CxxxCxxC motif, which coordinates the conserved iron-sulfur cluster; cd01335;~coproporphyrinogen III oxidase; Validated;~identified by MetaGeneAnnotator; putative;~oxygen-independent coproporphyrinogen III oxidase [Amycolatopsis mediterranei U32]) — protein MPEDGALPAHALDGAGERPLGFYLHVPYCATRCGYCDFNTYTASELRGAGGVLASRENYAGQVTEEIRLARKTLGDDPRPVRTVFVGGGTPTLLPAADLVRMLAAIRDEFGLADDAEVTTEANPESVDPAYLAELRAGGFNRISFGMQSARQHVLKILDRSHTPGRPEACVAEARAAGFDHVNLDLIYGTPGETDDDWRASLDAAIGAGPDHISAYALIVEEGTQLARRIRRGEIPMTDDDVHADRYLIADDVLAQAGYQWYEVSNWATTDAGRCLHNELYWRGADWWGAGPGAHSHVGGVRWWNVKHPGAYAAALGEGRSPGAGREILTDEDRRVERVLLELRLREGVELDLLKPAGRGAAERALGDGLLEREAYEAGRAVLTLRGRLLADAVVRDLVD, from the coding sequence ATGCCCGAGGACGGAGCGCTTCCCGCGCACGCCCTGGACGGTGCGGGGGAGCGACCGCTCGGCTTCTATCTGCACGTGCCGTACTGCGCCACCCGCTGCGGCTACTGCGACTTCAACACCTACACCGCGAGCGAACTGCGCGGTGCGGGCGGCGTGCTCGCCTCCCGCGAGAACTACGCGGGCCAGGTCACCGAGGAGATACGGCTCGCCCGCAAGACCCTCGGCGACGACCCGCGCCCCGTCCGGACCGTCTTCGTCGGCGGCGGCACGCCCACCCTGCTGCCCGCCGCCGACCTCGTCCGGATGCTCGCCGCGATCCGCGATGAATTCGGACTCGCCGACGACGCCGAAGTCACCACCGAGGCCAACCCGGAATCCGTCGACCCGGCCTACCTCGCCGAACTGCGGGCCGGCGGCTTCAACCGCATCTCCTTCGGCATGCAGAGCGCCCGGCAGCACGTCCTCAAGATCCTCGACCGCAGCCACACCCCCGGCCGCCCCGAAGCCTGCGTCGCCGAAGCCCGCGCCGCCGGCTTCGACCACGTCAACCTCGACCTCATCTACGGCACCCCCGGCGAAACCGACGACGACTGGCGGGCCTCCCTCGACGCGGCCATCGGCGCCGGACCCGACCACATCAGCGCCTACGCCCTCATCGTCGAAGAAGGCACCCAGCTCGCCCGGCGCATCCGGCGCGGCGAGATACCCATGACCGACGACGACGTCCACGCCGACCGGTACCTCATCGCCGACGACGTCCTCGCACAGGCCGGCTACCAGTGGTACGAGGTGTCCAACTGGGCCACCACCGACGCCGGCCGCTGCCTCCACAACGAGCTGTACTGGCGCGGCGCCGACTGGTGGGGCGCCGGGCCCGGCGCCCACAGCCACGTCGGCGGCGTCCGCTGGTGGAACGTGAAACACCCCGGCGCGTACGCGGCGGCCCTCGGAGAAGGACGGTCGCCCGGTGCCGGGCGGGAAATCCTCACCGACGAGGACCGGCGGGTCGAGCGGGTGCTCCTGGAACTGCGGCTGCGCGAAGGCGTCGAACTGGACCTGCTCAAGCCGGCCGGGCGCGGAGCCGCCGAGCGGGCGCTCGGGGACGGGCTGCTGGAGCGGGAGGCGTACGAGGCGGGGCGGGCGGTGCTGACGCTGCGGGGGCGGTTGCTGGCGGACGCGGTGGTGCGGGACCTGGTGGACTGA
- a CDS encoding long-chain-fatty-acid--CoA ligase (Long-chain acyl-CoA synthetases (AMP-forming) [Lipidmetabolism]; COG1022;~Long-chain fatty acid CoA synthetases and Bubblegum-like very long-chain fatty acid CoA synthetases; cd05907;~Long-chain-fatty-acid--CoA ligase [Streptomyces venezuelae ATCC10712];~acyl-activating enzyme (AAE) consensus motif;~identified by MetaGeneAnnotator; putative;~putative AMP binding site [chemical binding];~putative CoA binding site [chemical binding];~putative active site [active]), protein MSDTQTLIENRPPSVAALFLERVERTPDAEAYRYPVPAASGQGPDDWKSLSWAEAATRVHAIAAGLIDLGVAPEERVALASATRVEWILADLGVMCAGAAVTTVYPQTNAEESAFILSDSDSRVLIAENAEQLAKAVERRADLPQLHHVVVIDPEGADTSDDWVLTLADLEARGTAYLERHPEIVKERVAALTSDQLATLIYTSGTTGRPKGVRLRHDSWSYMAKAIAATGLLTSEDIQYLWLPLAHVFGKVLTSGQIEIGHVTAVDGRIDKIIVNLPVVQPTYMAAVPRIFEKVYNGVAAKAREGGGAKYKIFQWAAGVAREYAKVTQDNFRRTGSATAPFGLTAKHKVADALVYSKLREAFGGRLRAAVSGSVALAPEIGYFFSGAGIHILEGYGLTESSAASFVNPGEAYRTGTVGKPLPGTEVRIADDGEILLRSPGIMEGYHGLPDKTAEVLEPDGWFHTGDIGELSNDGYLRITDRKKDLFKTSGGKYIAPTEVEGQFKAVCPFVSNMVVLGADRNYCTALIALDEPSLLGWAAEHGLGGKTYAEVVAAPQTEKLIEGYVTRLNEGLQRWQTIKKFRLLPRDLDVEHGELTPSLKMKRPVVERTYQHLIEDMYAGAREA, encoded by the coding sequence GTGAGCGACACACAGACCCTGATCGAGAACCGGCCGCCGTCCGTGGCGGCGCTCTTCCTGGAGCGCGTCGAGCGGACCCCGGATGCGGAGGCCTACCGCTACCCGGTCCCCGCCGCCTCCGGCCAGGGCCCCGACGACTGGAAGTCGCTCAGCTGGGCCGAGGCCGCCACCCGTGTCCACGCCATCGCCGCCGGTCTCATCGACCTCGGGGTCGCGCCCGAGGAGCGGGTCGCCCTCGCCTCCGCCACCCGGGTCGAGTGGATCCTCGCCGACCTCGGCGTCATGTGCGCCGGTGCCGCCGTCACCACCGTCTACCCGCAGACCAACGCCGAGGAGTCGGCGTTCATCCTCTCCGACTCCGACTCCCGCGTCCTCATCGCGGAGAACGCCGAGCAGCTCGCCAAGGCCGTCGAACGCCGCGCCGATCTGCCCCAGCTCCACCACGTCGTCGTCATCGACCCCGAGGGCGCCGACACCTCCGACGACTGGGTGCTGACCCTCGCCGACCTGGAGGCGCGCGGCACGGCCTATCTGGAGCGTCACCCGGAGATCGTCAAGGAGCGGGTCGCCGCCCTCACCTCCGACCAGCTCGCCACCCTCATCTACACCTCGGGCACCACCGGCCGCCCCAAGGGCGTCCGCCTGCGCCACGACAGCTGGTCGTACATGGCCAAGGCCATCGCCGCCACCGGCCTGCTGACCAGCGAGGACATCCAGTACCTGTGGCTGCCGCTGGCCCACGTCTTCGGCAAGGTCCTGACCTCCGGGCAGATCGAGATCGGGCACGTCACCGCCGTCGACGGCCGTATCGACAAGATCATCGTCAACCTGCCGGTCGTACAGCCCACCTACATGGCCGCCGTCCCGCGCATCTTCGAGAAGGTCTACAACGGCGTCGCCGCCAAGGCCCGCGAAGGCGGCGGGGCCAAGTACAAGATCTTCCAGTGGGCGGCCGGCGTCGCCCGCGAATACGCCAAGGTCACCCAGGACAACTTCCGCCGCACCGGTTCCGCCACCGCGCCCTTCGGCCTCACCGCCAAGCACAAGGTCGCCGACGCGCTCGTCTACTCGAAGCTGCGCGAGGCCTTCGGCGGCCGGCTGCGCGCCGCCGTCTCCGGCTCCGTCGCCCTCGCCCCCGAGATCGGCTACTTCTTCTCCGGCGCCGGCATCCACATCCTGGAGGGCTACGGCCTCACCGAGTCCTCCGCCGCGTCCTTCGTCAACCCCGGCGAGGCCTACCGCACCGGCACCGTCGGCAAGCCGCTGCCCGGCACCGAGGTCCGCATCGCCGACGACGGCGAGATCCTGCTGCGCAGCCCCGGCATCATGGAGGGCTACCACGGCCTGCCGGACAAGACCGCCGAGGTCCTGGAGCCGGACGGCTGGTTCCACACCGGCGACATCGGCGAACTGTCCAACGACGGCTACCTGCGGATCACCGACCGCAAGAAGGACCTGTTCAAGACCTCCGGCGGCAAGTACATCGCGCCCACCGAGGTCGAGGGCCAGTTCAAGGCCGTCTGCCCGTTCGTCTCCAACATGGTCGTCCTCGGCGCGGACCGGAACTACTGCACCGCGCTCATCGCCCTCGACGAGCCCTCCCTCCTCGGCTGGGCCGCCGAGCACGGCCTCGGCGGCAAGACATACGCGGAGGTCGTCGCCGCCCCGCAGACCGAGAAGCTCATCGAGGGCTACGTCACCCGCCTCAACGAGGGCCTGCAGCGCTGGCAGACGATCAAGAAGTTCCGGCTGCTGCCGCGCGACCTCGACGTCGAGCACGGCGAGCTGACCCCGAGCCTCAAGATGAAGCGGCCGGTCGTCGAGCGGACCTACCAGCACCTGATCGAGGACATGTACGCGGGCGCGCGGGAGGCGTGA
- a CDS encoding GTP-binding protein lepA (G1 box;~G2 box;~G3 box;~G4 box;~G5 box;~GTP-binding protein LepA C-terminus; pfam06421;~GTP-binding protein LepA [Amycolatopsis mediterranei U32];~GTP-binding protein LepA; Provisional;~GTP/Mg2+ binding site [chemical binding];~LepA also knownas Elongation Factor 4 (EF4); cd01890;~Switch I region;~Switch II region;~identified by MetaGeneAnnotator; putative;~lepA_C: This family represents the C-terminal region ofLepA, a GTP-binding protein localized in the cytoplasmic membrane. LepA is ubiquitous in Bacteria and Eukaryota (e.g. Saccharomyces cerevisiae GUF1p), but is missing from Archaea. LepA exhibits...; cd03709;~lepA_II: This subfamily represents the domain II ofLepA, a GTP-binding protein localized in the cytoplasmic membrane. The N-terminal domain of LepA shares regions of homology to translation factors. In terms of interaction with the ribosome, EF-G, EF-Tu...; cd03699;~putative GEF interaction site [polypeptide binding]) codes for MPATPTNVPEPSRTDPALIRNFCIIAHIDHGKSTLADRMLQLTGVVDQRQMRAQYLDRMDIERERGITIKSQAVRLPWAPTEGPGEGRTHILNMIDTPGHVDFTYEVSRSLAACEGTVLLVDAAQGIEAQTLANLYLAMENDLTIVPVLNKIDLPAAQPEKFAEELANLIGCQPEDVLKVSAKTGMGVDALLDRVVRDVPAPVGVADAPARAMIFDSVYDSYRGVVTYVRVVDGQLNKRERIRMMSTGATHELLEIGTNSPEMLPADGLGVGEVGYLITGVKDVRQSKVGDTITSQSKGAEEALGGYKDPKPMVFSGLYPLDGSDYPELREALDKLQLNDAALVYEPETSAALGFGFRVGFLGLLHLDVIRERLEREFGLDLIATAPNVVYRVVMEDGGEHTVTNPSEFPEGKIDEVYEPVVRATILAPSEFIGSIMELCQTRRGTMLGMDYLSEDRVEIRYTLPLAEIVFDFFDQLKSKTRGYASLDYEPTGEQSSSLVKVDILLHGDKVDAFSAITHKDQAYAYGVRLVAKLKELIPRQSFEVPVQAAIGARVIARETIRAIRKDVLAKCYGGDISRKRKLLEKQKEGKKRMKMVGSVEVPQEAFIAVLSSDDSSAAKPKK; via the coding sequence GTGCCCGCGACTCCTACCAACGTGCCCGAGCCGAGCCGTACCGACCCGGCTCTGATCCGCAACTTCTGCATCATCGCGCACATCGACCACGGCAAGTCCACGCTCGCCGACCGGATGCTCCAGCTGACCGGTGTGGTCGACCAGCGGCAGATGCGTGCCCAGTATCTCGACCGGATGGACATCGAGCGTGAGCGCGGCATCACGATCAAGTCCCAGGCGGTCCGGCTGCCCTGGGCCCCCACCGAGGGGCCGGGCGAGGGTCGGACGCACATCCTGAACATGATCGACACCCCCGGGCACGTCGACTTCACCTACGAGGTGTCGCGTTCGCTCGCCGCCTGCGAGGGCACGGTCCTGCTGGTGGACGCCGCCCAGGGCATCGAGGCGCAGACCCTGGCCAACCTCTACCTGGCCATGGAGAACGACCTCACCATCGTTCCGGTCCTCAACAAGATCGACCTGCCGGCCGCCCAGCCGGAGAAGTTCGCCGAGGAGCTGGCCAACCTCATCGGCTGCCAGCCGGAGGACGTCCTCAAGGTCTCCGCGAAGACCGGCATGGGCGTCGACGCGCTGCTCGACCGCGTCGTCCGCGACGTCCCGGCCCCCGTCGGCGTCGCCGACGCCCCGGCCCGCGCGATGATCTTCGACTCGGTGTACGACTCGTACCGCGGTGTCGTCACGTACGTCCGTGTCGTCGACGGCCAGCTCAACAAGCGCGAGCGCATCAGGATGATGTCGACCGGCGCCACCCACGAGCTCCTCGAGATCGGCACCAACTCGCCCGAGATGCTGCCGGCCGACGGCCTCGGCGTCGGCGAGGTGGGCTACCTGATCACCGGTGTGAAGGACGTCCGCCAGTCCAAGGTCGGTGACACGATCACCTCCCAGAGCAAGGGCGCCGAAGAGGCCCTGGGCGGTTACAAGGACCCGAAGCCGATGGTCTTCTCCGGTCTGTATCCGCTGGACGGCTCGGACTACCCCGAGCTGCGCGAGGCCCTCGACAAGCTCCAGCTCAACGACGCCGCCCTGGTGTACGAGCCGGAGACCTCCGCCGCGCTCGGCTTCGGCTTCCGCGTCGGCTTCCTCGGCCTGCTCCACCTCGACGTGATCCGCGAGCGGCTGGAGCGCGAGTTCGGCCTGGACCTCATCGCCACCGCCCCCAACGTGGTCTACCGCGTGGTCATGGAGGACGGCGGCGAGCACACGGTCACCAACCCGAGCGAGTTCCCCGAGGGCAAGATCGACGAGGTGTACGAGCCGGTCGTGCGCGCCACGATCCTCGCCCCCTCCGAGTTCATCGGCTCGATCATGGAGCTGTGCCAGACCCGGCGCGGCACCATGCTCGGCATGGACTACCTCTCCGAGGACCGGGTCGAGATCCGCTACACCCTGCCGCTGGCCGAGATCGTCTTCGACTTCTTCGACCAGCTGAAGTCCAAGACCCGCGGCTACGCCTCGCTCGACTACGAGCCCACCGGCGAGCAGAGCAGCTCCCTGGTCAAGGTCGACATCCTGCTGCACGGCGACAAGGTGGACGCCTTCTCGGCGATCACGCACAAGGACCAGGCGTACGCGTACGGCGTCCGGCTCGTCGCCAAGCTCAAGGAGCTCATCCCGCGGCAGAGCTTCGAGGTGCCCGTCCAGGCCGCGATCGGCGCCCGGGTCATCGCCCGCGAGACCATCCGCGCCATCCGCAAGGACGTCCTCGCCAAGTGCTACGGCGGCGACATCTCCCGTAAGCGGAAGCTGCTGGAGAAGCAGAAGGAAGGCAAGAAGCGGATGAAGATGGTCGGCTCCGTGGAGGTCCCGCAGGAGGCCTTCATCGCCGTCCTGTCGAGCGACGACTCCTCGGCCGCCAAGCCGAAGAAGTAA